The genomic window AATCCTGAAACCCCCTGACGCCCGGGCGACTTGCCATGGGCAATTGTTTTCAGGATGGGTGCATCCTGAAACCCCCTGACGCCCGGGCGACTTTCGAAGCAGCTTTACAGGCAGCCCCCGAAAATCATCTGCATGTTGCGCTCCTTGACACGGGCAACAGTCCCTTCACGCATCGTGTTCGAAGGCAGGCTCCGAAACGCATCTGCGTGTCGTTCTTCGATTGCGGCAAAAGGCCGATGACCGGGTGCAGCCGTCCGGCGGCGCCCGGGGCGCGAACAACCGGCTGCGGTGAGTCGCAATGACCGCGATCCCGGCTTGCGGACGGGCGTGCGATGCCAGGTCGCGATGTTGCGCGATGCCGTCGTTCGACTTATGCTGAATATTGTGCGGACAATTGCGCGGAAAGAACTCAACTCAATGGAATTTAACAGGGAAAGGGGATGATTCTTCATGAAACCGATCGGCCCGATGATGTGGGAGCACCGCCTGATCGAACAGATGCTGCGCGTGTGTGAAAAAGAGATAGAAAAAGTTAAGGAATCCAATAAATTGGATGTCATTTTCATCGATGCGGTCGTCGACTTCATCCGGACCTACGCGGACCGGACTCATCACGGGAAGGAGGAGGATATCCTTTTCCGCGACCTGGAGAAAAAGCAGCTTTCGCCGGAGCACGCCCGGATCATGAAGGAACTGGTCGATGAACATGTCCATTCACGGGAGACCGTGAAGCAACTGGTCGAGGCCAAGGAAAGGTATCTCAGGGGCGAGGGCACCGCCCGGGAGGTTGTCGCTCATCTCGAAGCGTTGGCCCGGTTTTACCCGTTGCACATCGAAAAGGAGGACAAGCACTTCTTCCACCCCTGCATGGAGTACTTCACGAAAGAGGAGCAGGACAGGATGCTCGCCGAGTTCTATGAGTTCGACAGAAAGATGATTCACGAAAAATATCGGGACGTTGTTGAACGAATGGAGGCTCGGGGCGCGTAAGTGCCCCTGCGGCCGGATCGCTTCCGGGCTGGGGCGAAGCAGGCGGACCGCCGGTTGTGTGAAAATGCCGTCGGCTCGGCAAAATTTCATGACTGGTTGTGAGAAGCCCCGGCACATGGAAAATGTGAAAAGTGTAGGTTTGACCCCAGCCTTTCACCCAAATTTTGCCACTGTCCTCCCGCCGTTTCTGGTAGACTTGCCCGTGCGAGGAGACCGTGCATGATCAGGAAAGGATTGATCGACAAGCTTTTCGAGGCCGCCAGCATTCAAAGATGGAACGATCACGTGCGCCCGGTCGAGTTCACGGAGCTCGACAAGCAGGCCCACAAAATGATCATCGCCTACGTCCTGGGAAAGCTGGAAGAAGGGCAACGGCTGGCTCGAATCGACTGGCGAAAGCTCATCGAGGGGGGGATCTTCGAATTTCTTCACAGGGTGATCCTGACGGATATAAAGCCGCCCGTGTTTCACAAGATGATGAGCAAGAAAGGCGCGGAAATCAATGCGCACGTGTGCCGCAAGCTGGAGCAGGACGTTCGGGACATCGGGGGGGATTTCGCGGAAAAGCTCAAGTCCTATCTCTTCGATCGCGATTACAGCCCGTTTGAAAAGCGGCTGCTCAAGGCCGCCCACTACCTGGCCACCAACTGGGAGTTTCAAATCATCTACAGTGCCGCCCCCTTCATCTACGGAATTGAGAAAACCAAGGAGGAAATCGAAAACCAGATCGAAGACCACTACGATCTGATCGGCGTTCAGAAAATCTCCTTGCGGAAGAAATCCTTCGGCTTCATCGACCTGTGCGGTCAGCTGAGATTTCAGCAGCGCTGGGCCCACTCTCCCCGGGTGCCCAAGACCTCGGTGCTTGGCCACGTGTTGATCGTGGCCATGCTCTGCTATTTCCTCTCGGTCGAAATCGACGCCTGTGACAGAAGAGTCTACAACAACTTCTTTGCGGGACTGCTGCACGATCTTCCCGAAGTGCTGACCCGGGACATTATCCATCCGGTGAAAAGGTCGGTGGAAGGGCTGGAGGAGATTGTAAAGGAATATGAAGAAATCCAACTTGAAGAAAAAATACTTCCCTTGCTGCCCTCTTCCATGAGAGAAGAAATAGTGTATTTTCTTCAAGACGAATTCAAAAACAAGATCATCGATGCCGGGGCGGTCAAGAAGGGCGTATCCGGGGAGACCATGGACGCGTGCAACAGCGATGCGTATTCTCCGTTGGATGGAGAGATCATCGAGGTGTGTGATAAGCTGGCCGCGTTCATCGAAGCCTCTCTCTCGATTCAGCACGGCATCAAATCGCACCAGCTTGAAGAAGGAAAGCGGTTCTCATATGAGAACTACCGGGACAAGCGGGTGGGGAAATTGCGTTTCGGATACCTGTTTGATTATTATAATTGATTTCGCATATTGAGATTTTCCGGTCCGTCCGAACCACGCGGCATGGAGCGCAGTAACGGCGTGCGGCTGGGCGTGGTTCAACATCGTCCCGGCACGGGAACACGAAAAGTGAACCGCATTGTCATAACGCTCAGGCGGGATGCGCCGATCGGGCAATACCGGTGAACGGCGTCCGGCATTCGTCCGGCGGGGAACGGGCATGCCGCGATTGCTTGGCGTGCGTTTGGGCAACGGCGTTCGACAGACGGCGTATAACGGCGTCCCGAAAGGTTATACCGGGACGCCGCGGGCAGGTTTACGATCCTTTCGGAAATAAGACTATTCTCATTCAATCGCGTTCTGGTCACATAAAGAGCTGAGCCCCTGCGGGTATCGGAGGATGGAGCCGCGCGGTGTTCCGGCGATTTCACACGACGCTGAGCCCCTGCGGGTATCGGAGGATGATTTTCCCGGCTCCGGGCGACACAAGGAGCGGAGTTCTCCGCCGCGGGGCGGACGCTTGGGATCCGCGCCGTCAGGCCGGCGGCGTATGCTCCGGTCGGCCGGCTTCCGGCATGTTTTACGTGGGTCTGAGAATTTTCATACATCAGTATCATTCAGTGAACCGAAACATGTGCCGAATTATGTGATAGGCCGTCGGCTCACGGCGCGAGACGGCTCTGCATGAGAGTATCGTATGGATGATCATACCGAGGACGTGTACAAAATGAGAGAGATGGTCGAGTCTTTTGCGCAGAGGCGTGCGGAAGACGAGAAACGCGCTTATCCGAGATTCATGACCCCGGAGGGCCTCACCGGCCGAATCGATCCGGGCAATCTTTCCGGGATGCTGCTTTACAGAAAGGACAGGCCGCGGGGCCAACAGCATGGGACTGCCTCGGACCGGCACGGGGACGGTCCTGAAGGTCACTCTGCCCCCGGCGGAGATTTTGAAAAGGTCAGCGATATATGCATCCTCGACTTCTCGGAAGAAGGCGCTCAAGTCTACTTCCGGTGTGAAAACCCTTTCAAGATCACCCAGAACCGGCTGTTTTTCCAGATCGGGGCGAGTCGGCTTCCCGTGTGGCTGAGGTGGTACCAGATATCGCGCGAGGGGAATACGGCGGGGTTCGAGTTCGCGGAGGCGCGGGAGCGTAACCAGGATTTGGCCCACGTTCTCGTGAGCTTGAGCGACAGGCTGGTGAGTTTTCTGATCGGCGAGTACCTTCCCAAGGCGAAGAAGGATCACGCGCAGGCATGCGTATATGCCTACCTCAGCATTTTGTACAACCTCCGCCTGAGGTTTCTCGAGACGGTCGCGTCCTTCTACAAAGCGCAGGCATGCGCCGAAAAATGCGTCACAAGCCGGCATCATCGGGAAATCATGGGGACGTTGTTTGAATTCGAGTCCCTGCGGACACTTCATTTCAGGCAGGCGAGGGCGCTGGGAGGAGACAAGCCGTTCAAGGCCACCCTGGAATTCTTCATGAAACCTTACCGGGATCATCAGTGCGGGCTTTCGGGGCGGCATCAGAAGGTCTGCTTCCTGGAAAACGACGTGATGAACGCGCTCATGGACTCCATCGTTTTCTGGAACTGGTCCATCCCGCCCCCGGACGAATTGAACGACCGCATAAAACCCGTCTACAAGTCTTTCCTCGCCCTGCGTTCCCATCTGCCGGGAGTTTTCGACGGAGCGGAGTTCGACCGGCAGTTCATTTACTACAGCTTCCTGATACGCTCGGTGATATTGCTCAAGGACAAGCTCATCGACGTGGTGTCGTCATCCTGTCCGTTCGCCGGCCAGGGGAGGTGGGGGGAAGGGACTGCCGCCGGAACGGGCGCCGGGAAGTCCGGGCTTTCCGTGAAGGCTTCGGATTTGCTGGGAAAAGAAGAATTCGAGGAGATCGGGACACCGGCCCTCGAGCGGAAGCTGACGGAAACCTTCGGTCCGGACGCGGACGTCGAGCCCGCAGTGGTCCATGAAGCCCGCCGGGTGTCGGGAACCTGGCGCGGTTTTCCCCGGATGGATCGATACCTGGTGATGGGCCCGTTGATCCTGGCGATATGCTTCGGAATCGCGGTTCTCATGTGGTCGAAGGAGCGGCCTTCTTCCGAGGCTCCGGTCCGTCCGGAGCGGTCGTCCCTGCAGGCGGAAGCCGCGCCTGGTCCGCCTGCGGTGGGGGTTGTGCCGCGTGGCGCGGGACCGGCGGAGGGTGCCGGTGTGAGCCCGGAGCCCGATGTCCATGCCTCCGATGATGCCCGGGGCACGTTGCGCAGACGGGCTATCGCGTCGATCCCGGCAAGCGTGCCCGAGCAGGCGCTCGCGTCGGTCCCGGGGAGCGGGCCGGCCCCTGTGAAGGAACAGCCTTCTTCCGAGACCACGGCCCGTCCGGAGCGGTCGCCCCTTCAGGCGGAAGCCGCGTCCGTTCCTGTGGCGGCGGGTGTGCCGGGCCTTACGAACACCTCGGTTCCGAATCCCGCGCCCAATGAAAGGAACGATTCGCAGGGGAACGCCCCGGATCGAACGGCTTCTCCGGTTCCCGGCGACACTCCGGACGGCGGGGCGGGAAAATTCGCGGGAAGTACGGCTTCCATTTCCGGAGGCGGACAGGAGCCAAAGGGGGAAGCGGCGGAGCCGGGTGAGGAAAAAATCGCCATGGTCGGCGGACCGCAGGTCGCAATGGCCGTTCCGGTTCCTTCAGCCCGAACGTCCGCCCCGGAAAAATCGAAAGATGTTGCCCCCGCGGCTCCTCCCGGGACCCCGCTGGTCCACGATTTCGTCGTTGAGGCGATTGAGCCGAGTTGGCTCCAGGTGACCATCGACAAGGGGAAACCCTGGGCCACGACGCTGCAGCCCGGGAATCGGTTCGAGTGGAAGGTGCGCGACCGCATCAACCTGGTGGTGGGGAACGCGGGGGGAATCCGGATCGTGTGGGACGGGCAGGCGCTCGATCCGCCGGGCAATCCGGGCCAGCCCGTGCGCCTGACGCTCCCGGAGCCTCAGCGGGAGCCTCAGCGGAAAGCGAAATCCAGGACGCGTCGGTAAGCTTTGTTTCCCGGCCGTCATTCGTGGCGGGTCCCGCCAGGTGCGCCGCCTTTCGGGTTCCACCGGTCGGCGCCGATCGCGGTTTCAAGCGCACATGCCCAGGCCGAAACCGCCCGGGCAGAAATGATGCCGCCGGTCGTCCGCCGGACAGCGAGACGACAGCCGCGCGAGCCATTCCGTGTTACGGAGCCGGCACGATTTCGCGAAAGGCGGCTCTGAAATCGGCGATCACCTCGGGGAGCGGCTTCTCGGCATCGAGCACGATGAATCGCCCCGGATCGAGGGAAGCCAGATCGAGGTAGCCCGCCTTCACCCGTTCATGAAAAGCCCGCTCCTCCATTT from Syntrophobacter fumaroxidans MPOB includes these protein-coding regions:
- a CDS encoding RodZ domain-containing protein — translated: MDDHTEDVYKMREMVESFAQRRAEDEKRAYPRFMTPEGLTGRIDPGNLSGMLLYRKDRPRGQQHGTASDRHGDGPEGHSAPGGDFEKVSDICILDFSEEGAQVYFRCENPFKITQNRLFFQIGASRLPVWLRWYQISREGNTAGFEFAEARERNQDLAHVLVSLSDRLVSFLIGEYLPKAKKDHAQACVYAYLSILYNLRLRFLETVASFYKAQACAEKCVTSRHHREIMGTLFEFESLRTLHFRQARALGGDKPFKATLEFFMKPYRDHQCGLSGRHQKVCFLENDVMNALMDSIVFWNWSIPPPDELNDRIKPVYKSFLALRSHLPGVFDGAEFDRQFIYYSFLIRSVILLKDKLIDVVSSSCPFAGQGRWGEGTAAGTGAGKSGLSVKASDLLGKEEFEEIGTPALERKLTETFGPDADVEPAVVHEARRVSGTWRGFPRMDRYLVMGPLILAICFGIAVLMWSKERPSSEAPVRPERSSLQAEAAPGPPAVGVVPRGAGPAEGAGVSPEPDVHASDDARGTLRRRAIASIPASVPEQALASVPGSGPAPVKEQPSSETTARPERSPLQAEAASVPVAAGVPGLTNTSVPNPAPNERNDSQGNAPDRTASPVPGDTPDGGAGKFAGSTASISGGGQEPKGEAAEPGEEKIAMVGGPQVAMAVPVPSARTSAPEKSKDVAPAAPPGTPLVHDFVVEAIEPSWLQVTIDKGKPWATTLQPGNRFEWKVRDRINLVVGNAGGIRIVWDGQALDPPGNPGQPVRLTLPEPQREPQRKAKSRTRR
- a CDS encoding hemerythrin domain-containing protein, which produces MKPIGPMMWEHRLIEQMLRVCEKEIEKVKESNKLDVIFIDAVVDFIRTYADRTHHGKEEDILFRDLEKKQLSPEHARIMKELVDEHVHSRETVKQLVEAKERYLRGEGTAREVVAHLEALARFYPLHIEKEDKHFFHPCMEYFTKEEQDRMLAEFYEFDRKMIHEKYRDVVERMEARGA
- a CDS encoding HD domain-containing protein produces the protein MIRKGLIDKLFEAASIQRWNDHVRPVEFTELDKQAHKMIIAYVLGKLEEGQRLARIDWRKLIEGGIFEFLHRVILTDIKPPVFHKMMSKKGAEINAHVCRKLEQDVRDIGGDFAEKLKSYLFDRDYSPFEKRLLKAAHYLATNWEFQIIYSAAPFIYGIEKTKEEIENQIEDHYDLIGVQKISLRKKSFGFIDLCGQLRFQQRWAHSPRVPKTSVLGHVLIVAMLCYFLSVEIDACDRRVYNNFFAGLLHDLPEVLTRDIIHPVKRSVEGLEEIVKEYEEIQLEEKILPLLPSSMREEIVYFLQDEFKNKIIDAGAVKKGVSGETMDACNSDAYSPLDGEIIEVCDKLAAFIEASLSIQHGIKSHQLEEGKRFSYENYRDKRVGKLRFGYLFDYYN